GCGACGTCGGCGAGCGGATGACGCCACACCAGCGTGCCCAGCGATGCGATGCTCATCACGCCCCAGACGAACATCGACAGCCAGGCATTGGGCACGTGGATGAACATGATCTTGACGGTCGCGCCCTGCTGATAGTCGTCCGGCGCGTAGGCTGCCTGGTAGAGGCCGATCGCGAGCAGGATGACGGTCGCGGCCGCGAGCCACGGCAACACCCGCGCCGTCAGCGCGAGGAACCGGGTCGGGTTGGCGAGGTCGATCAGTGACATGGTACCCTGATAATCATCGGTGGCCGCTCAGGCAATCAGCACGAAAGCGGGGGACGAAAGTTGATCGGGGTCAAGGTCAGCCGAGCCCCTCTCAATCGAGCCCATCTCAGTCAAGTCCATGCCGCAGGCTCGCTGCGGCTGCGAAGGGGCCGACCACGAGGCTGACCAGGGACAGCGCGCACAGGATCGAGAACGGCGCGCCGAACGTCATGGGGCCGACGATGACGGCCTGTGAGGCCGCCACGCCGAAAATCAGGACGGGAATCGACAGCGGCAGCACCAGCACGGCCATCAGCAGCCCGCCGCGGTGCAGCGTCACCGCCAGTGCCGCGCCGATCATGCCGGTAAAGGTCAGCGCCGGCGTTCCTGCGAGCAGCGTCAGCGCCACCGCGCCGGTCGCGACCATGTCGAGGTTGAGCAGCAGGCCGAGCACGGGGGTTGCGACAATCAGCGGCAGGCCGGCGGCCAGCCAATGCGCCAGCGCCTTGGCGGCGCAGGCGAGTTCCAGTGGCGTCCGGCTCATCGTGATCAGGTCGAGCGAGCCGTCCTCGTGGTCGGCCATGAATAGCCGGTCGAGGGTGAGCAGGCTCGCCAGCAGCGCGCCGAGCCAGAGAATGGCCGGCCCCAGCCGCGACAGCAGCGCCAGATCCGGCCCGACCGCGAACGGCATCAGCACCACCACGGTCAGGAAGAACAGGACGCCGATCAGTGCCCCGCCGCCAACGCGGAGCGCGATCCGGATGTCCCGTCGAATGAGGGCGGACAGGGCGGTCATGAGGCGGCTCTTCCTGCGGTGCGGTCATGGAGATCGGGCTGACGCCGCGAGGACGGTGCGCTCCCTCCCCCCTTGCGGGGGAGGGCGGGGGACAGGGGTAGCCCCGGGCGAGATGTCCGCCTGTGGAGGTCTTCCCAAGTGCTTGAATCGAGAGAGCGCGTCGTGTGGCACACCCCTCCCTGATCACGAGAGCGAGCCTTGCTCGCCTCGGACCCCGCAAGGGAGGAGGGAACGGACAGGGCGGGGCCCGGCCGCTTGGAAAGCTGAGGGTCGTGCCACGTCACGCCACACCCCCGATCCGCAGCTCCCGGGCCTCGATCCCGAGTGGAGCATGAGTCGCCGCCACGATCATCCCGCCACGGGCGAGATGCTCCTGCATCAGGCCGCCGAACATGTCCTGGCCGGCCACGTCGAGCGCATTGGTCGGCTCGTCCAGCAGCCAGACCGGGCGGCGGACGGTCAACAGGCGGGCCAGCGACAGTCGACGGCGCTGGCCGGCGGACAAGAAGCCGGCGGGCAGATGGGTAGCATGGTCGAGCCCGACGATGGCGAGACTCTCGGCCGCGTCAAGGCGCTCGCCGCCGAGAAAATCGGCCCAGAATACCAGATTTTCCGCCACGCTGAGGGCCGGCTTCAAGGCATCGCGATGGCCGAGATAGTGGCACTGCTCGGGCAGCGTCAGCTCGCCATCGCCGCCCTCCAGCGCGATCGTCCCGCCGGCCGGAACGAGCAGGCCCGCGATCAGCCGCAGCAGCGAGGTCTTGCCCGATCCGTTGCGGCCGACGACCGCCACGGCCTCGCCCGACATGGCCGCGAAATCGAGCCCGGCAAACACCTCGCGGCCGCCGCGCACGCAGGCAACCCCCTGTCCGGAGAGCTGCATCTCGCCTCGTTTCAAGTCACTCAAAGCCGGGCCTCAGGAAAACTTGGGGTAGCGCATGGGAATTTTTGGCTCGCGAATTGCTGCGGCACGATTGTGGCTGTGGCGGCGCGGTTAGAAAGCTTCTATAAGCCCGGAACTACTTGATGCAGCAACTCAACCTGCCCCTGCAAGCGGCCCAGCCTAGATGCGCTGACGGTGTTAAAATACCCTGCCGGGTATAACTAACAATTGGGATTTCCTACATGACCTCGCTCGACAGCTTCAAATGCAAAAAGACCCTCAAGGTCGGCGCCAAGACCTATGTCTATTACAGCCTGCCCACGGCCGAGAAGAATGGTCTGAAGGGAATTTCCAAACTTCCCTATTCGATGAAGGTCCTGCTCGAGAATCTGCTGCGCAATGAGGACGGGCGTTCGGTCAAGAAAGAGGACATCCTCGCCGTCTCGAAATGGCTGCGCAAGAAATCGCTGGAGCACGAGATCGCGTTCCGTCCGGCACGCGTGCTGATGCAGGACTTCACCGGCGTGCCCGCGGTGGTGGACCTTGCCGCGATGCGCAACGCGATGCAGAAGCTCGGCGGCGATGCCGAGAAGATCAATCCGCTGGTGCCGGTCGACCTTGTCATCGACCACTCCGTGATCGTGAATTTCTTCGGCGACAACAAGGCTTTCGGCAAGAACGTCGCCGAGGAATACAAGCAGAACCAGGAGCGCTACGAGTTCCTGAAGTGGGGCCAGAAGGCGTTCTCGAACTTCTCCGTGGTGCCGCCCGGCACAGGCATCTGCCACCAGGTCAATCTCGAATATCTCTCCCAGACGGTCTGGACCAAGAAGGAGAAGATGACGGTCGGCAAGAAGACCGGCACCTTCGAGGTTGCCTATCCCGATTCGCTGGTCGGCACCGATTCCCACACCACCATGGTCAACGGTCTCGCCGTGCTCGGTTGGGGCGTCGGCGGCATCGAGGCGGAAGCCTGCATGCTCGGCCAACCGCTGTCGATGCTGCTGCCCAACGTCGTCGGCTTCAAGCTGAAGGGCGCGATGAAGGAAGGCGTCACCGCGACGGACCTCGTGCTCACCGTGACGCAGATGCTGCGCAAGCTCGGCGTGGTCGGCAAGTTCGTCGAGTTCTTCGGCCCCGGCCTCGACAATCTCTCCGTCGCCGACAAGGCGACGATCGCCAACATGGCGCCCGAATACGGCGCGACCTGCGGCTTCTTCCCGGTCGACGCCGCCGCGATCGATTACCTGAAGACCTCCGGCCGCGCGGCGCCGCGCGTCGCGCTGGTGCAGGCCTATGCCAAGGCGCAAGGGCTGTTCCGCACCGCCAAGTCGCCCGATCCGGTGTTCACGGAAACGCTGACGCTCGATCTTGCCGACGTCGTGCCGTCGATGGCCGGTCCGAAGCGCCCCGAAGGCCGCATCGCGCTGCCGTCGGTCGCCGAAGGCTTTTCGCTCGCGCTCGGCACTGAATACAAGAAGGCCGAGGAGCCCAACAAGCGCTTTGCCGTCGAGGGCAAGGACTTCGAGATCGGCCACGGCGACGTCGTGATCGCCGCCATCACCTCCTGCACCAACACCTCGAACCCGAGCGTGCTGATCGGTGCGGGCCTCCTGGCGCGCAACGCCGCGGCGAAGGGCCTGAAAGCAAAACCGTGGGTGAAGACCTCGCTCGCCCCGGGCAGCCAGGTCGTCGCGGGCTATCTCGCCGATTCTGGCCTGCAG
The nucleotide sequence above comes from Bradyrhizobium sp. NDS-1. Encoded proteins:
- the ccmB gene encoding heme exporter protein CcmB; the protein is MTALSALIRRDIRIALRVGGGALIGVLFFLTVVVLMPFAVGPDLALLSRLGPAILWLGALLASLLTLDRLFMADHEDGSLDLITMSRTPLELACAAKALAHWLAAGLPLIVATPVLGLLLNLDMVATGAVALTLLAGTPALTFTGMIGAALAVTLHRGGLLMAVLVLPLSIPVLIFGVAASQAVIVGPMTFGAPFSILCALSLVSLVVGPFAAAASLRHGLD
- the ccmA gene encoding heme ABC exporter ATP-binding protein CcmA, coding for MQLSGQGVACVRGGREVFAGLDFAAMSGEAVAVVGRNGSGKTSLLRLIAGLLVPAGGTIALEGGDGELTLPEQCHYLGHRDALKPALSVAENLVFWADFLGGERLDAAESLAIVGLDHATHLPAGFLSAGQRRRLSLARLLTVRRPVWLLDEPTNALDVAGQDMFGGLMQEHLARGGMIVAATHAPLGIEARELRIGGVA
- the acnA gene encoding aconitate hydratase AcnA, which codes for MTSLDSFKCKKTLKVGAKTYVYYSLPTAEKNGLKGISKLPYSMKVLLENLLRNEDGRSVKKEDILAVSKWLRKKSLEHEIAFRPARVLMQDFTGVPAVVDLAAMRNAMQKLGGDAEKINPLVPVDLVIDHSVIVNFFGDNKAFGKNVAEEYKQNQERYEFLKWGQKAFSNFSVVPPGTGICHQVNLEYLSQTVWTKKEKMTVGKKTGTFEVAYPDSLVGTDSHTTMVNGLAVLGWGVGGIEAEACMLGQPLSMLLPNVVGFKLKGAMKEGVTATDLVLTVTQMLRKLGVVGKFVEFFGPGLDNLSVADKATIANMAPEYGATCGFFPVDAAAIDYLKTSGRAAPRVALVQAYAKAQGLFRTAKSPDPVFTETLTLDLADVVPSMAGPKRPEGRIALPSVAEGFSLALGTEYKKAEEPNKRFAVEGKDFEIGHGDVVIAAITSCTNTSNPSVLIGAGLLARNAAAKGLKAKPWVKTSLAPGSQVVAGYLADSGLQKDLDKVGFNLVGFGCTTCIGNSGPLPEEISKSINDNGIVAAAVLSGNRNFEGRVSPDVQANYLASPPLVVAHALAGSVTKNLAVEPLGEGKDGKPVYLKDIWPTTKEINAFMKKFVTASIFKKKYADVFKGDTNWRKIKTVESETYRWNMSSTYVQNPPYFDGMKKEPEPVTDIVEARILAMFGDKITTDHISPAGSIKLTSPAGKYLSEHQVRPADFNQYGTRRGNHEVMMRGTFANIRIKNFMLKGADGNIPEGGLTKHWPDGEQMSIYDAAMKYQQEQVPLVVFAGAEYGNGSSRDWAAKGTRLLGVRAVICQSFERIHRSNLVGMGVLPLTFEEGTSWSSLGLKGDEKVTLRGLVGDLKPRQKLTAEIVSGDGSLQRVSLLCRIDTLDELDYYRNGGILHYVLRKLAA